GCGTCAGCGCGCGCTGTTGCACCAGCCGCTGCTCGAGCTCGGGCAGCGTCACGGGGATGGTATCGAGGAACAGCTTGCCGTCATTGGCGACCGTGATCGCCTTGGTGGTCTGCTGCGCCAGTGACGGCGCTGCGCTCGCCTTCGGCAGGTTCACCTTCATGCCCTGCACCGTCGCCGTGGTCATGATGATGAAGATCACCAGCAGCACGTAAGCGAGATCGAGCATCGGCGTGATGTTGATGTCGTCGTACGGCTTGCTCTCGGATTGGACTTGCATGGTTTCA
The genomic region above belongs to Bradyrhizobium arachidis and contains:
- a CDS encoding ExbD/TolR family protein; protein product: MQVQSESKPYDDINITPMLDLAYVLLVIFIIMTTATVQGMKVNLPKASAAPSLAQQTTKAITVANDGKLFLDTIPVTLPELEQRLVQQRALTPEFPIVVRGDAQTQYQNVVDVLDMLGRLNFTQVGMATKPVAR